From Acinetobacter lwoffii, a single genomic window includes:
- the nirB gene encoding nitrite reductase large subunit NirB, with the protein MKILMIGHGMVGHKFIESVLEQAGDDIELTILAEEPHLAYDRVHLTEYFSGKSVKDLSLCRSDFADAYGIDLRLNTKAVEIDQLHKTVTTSQGDVLSFDKLILATGSYAFVPPIPGNDRQNCFVYRTIEDLDAIRAASLNAKTGVVIGGGLLGLEAAKALRDLNLETHVVEFAPRLMAVQIDDLGGRVLRSKIEDLGVKVHTQKATSSIEDGDSTQHVMKFGDGSVLETDIILFSAGIRPRDELARQSGLLIGERGGIIINDYCQTSHPDIYAIGECALWDNKIYGLVAPGYDMARIAAKHVLGQESHAFAGADMSTKLKLMGVDVASIGDAHAMSPGALSYFYADEAAQVYKKIVVSADKTKLLGAVLVGCAKEYSDLLQMMLNGLAVPEQPESLIMPGFDQSTSKSGGSGIDLLPDSATICSCNNVSKADICSAIDGGATSLGALKKCTQAATACGGCAPLVTQVLKSELQRQGVTVNNHLCEHFAYSRQELYHLVRVHEIKTFSDLIQQHGHGMGCDICKPTVANILASCWNDFVLKPSHAGLQDSNDYYLGNIQKDGSYSIVPRVAGGEITPDGLITIGQIAKDYGLYTKITGGQRIDMFGAQVHQLPEIWEKLINAGFESGHAYGKSLRTVKSCVGSTWCRFGVDDSVGLAIFLENRYKGLRSPHKTKMAVSGCTRECAEAQSKDVGVIATEKGWNLYVCGNGGMKPRHAELLASDLDTPTLIKYIDRFFMFYIQTADRLQRTSVWRDNMEGGLDYLKDVIVHDSLGIAAELESRMQHVIGTYQDEWRTAIEDPEVRKRFKTFINAKVAEQNDPHIQFAPVRGQIRPKTEAERDLNRIPVVEA; encoded by the coding sequence ATGAAAATTCTCATGATTGGGCATGGCATGGTGGGGCATAAATTCATCGAATCTGTACTGGAACAGGCCGGTGATGACATTGAGCTGACCATTTTGGCAGAAGAGCCACATTTAGCTTATGACCGGGTACATTTGACCGAATATTTCAGCGGCAAGTCGGTCAAGGATCTGAGTCTGTGTCGTAGTGATTTTGCCGATGCTTATGGCATTGATTTGCGACTTAATACTAAAGCGGTTGAAATTGATCAGCTCCATAAAACCGTCACCACCAGCCAGGGTGATGTGCTGAGTTTTGACAAGTTGATTCTCGCTACCGGTTCTTATGCCTTTGTGCCACCAATCCCGGGCAATGACCGTCAGAATTGCTTTGTTTATCGTACCATTGAAGATCTGGATGCCATTCGTGCAGCCAGTCTGAATGCCAAAACTGGCGTAGTGATTGGCGGCGGCTTGCTAGGGCTGGAAGCAGCGAAAGCCCTGCGAGATCTGAATCTGGAAACTCATGTCGTAGAATTTGCTCCGCGTCTGATGGCGGTGCAGATTGATGATCTGGGCGGCCGGGTACTGCGCTCTAAAATTGAAGACCTTGGTGTCAAGGTACATACTCAAAAGGCCACGTCAAGTATTGAAGATGGTGACAGCACTCAGCATGTAATGAAGTTCGGAGACGGTTCGGTGCTTGAAACCGATATCATCCTGTTCTCGGCCGGCATTCGTCCGCGTGATGAACTGGCGCGCCAAAGTGGTTTACTGATTGGTGAGCGTGGCGGCATCATCATTAATGATTATTGCCAGACCTCACATCCGGACATTTATGCCATTGGTGAATGTGCACTTTGGGACAATAAAATTTATGGTCTGGTTGCACCAGGCTATGACATGGCGCGGATCGCGGCAAAACATGTCCTAGGCCAAGAAAGTCATGCATTCGCTGGTGCAGACATGAGCACCAAACTCAAACTGATGGGGGTGGATGTTGCCTCTATTGGTGATGCACATGCTATGTCCCCAGGGGCCTTGAGCTATTTCTATGCTGATGAAGCGGCGCAGGTTTATAAAAAAATCGTGGTGTCAGCAGACAAGACCAAGCTGCTGGGCGCGGTGCTGGTGGGCTGTGCCAAAGAATATAGTGATCTCCTGCAAATGATGCTAAATGGTCTGGCTGTACCGGAGCAACCGGAAAGCCTGATCATGCCGGGCTTTGATCAGTCAACCTCCAAATCAGGTGGCAGTGGCATCGATTTATTGCCTGACAGTGCGACCATCTGTTCCTGTAATAACGTTTCCAAAGCTGATATCTGTTCAGCCATTGATGGCGGTGCGACTTCATTGGGTGCATTGAAAAAATGCACGCAGGCTGCAACAGCGTGCGGTGGCTGTGCGCCACTGGTAACGCAGGTTCTCAAATCTGAATTACAGCGTCAGGGTGTCACGGTGAACAATCACCTGTGTGAACACTTTGCCTATTCACGTCAGGAACTGTATCACCTGGTTCGTGTGCATGAGATCAAGACATTCTCTGACCTGATTCAGCAACATGGGCACGGCATGGGCTGTGATATCTGTAAACCGACTGTAGCCAATATTCTGGCATCCTGCTGGAATGATTTTGTTCTGAAACCAAGTCATGCCGGTTTGCAGGATAGTAACGACTACTACCTCGGCAATATCCAGAAAGATGGTTCCTATTCGATTGTGCCACGTGTGGCAGGCGGCGAGATTACCCCGGATGGTCTGATTACCATCGGTCAGATCGCCAAAGATTATGGTCTATATACCAAAATCACGGGCGGACAACGAATTGACATGTTTGGTGCGCAGGTACATCAACTGCCTGAAATCTGGGAAAAACTGATCAATGCCGGTTTCGAGTCCGGACATGCTTACGGCAAATCCTTACGTACGGTGAAATCTTGTGTGGGTAGTACCTGGTGCCGTTTTGGAGTCGATGATTCTGTCGGCTTGGCGATTTTCCTGGAAAATCGTTATAAAGGCCTGCGTTCACCCCATAAAACCAAAATGGCAGTATCCGGCTGTACCCGTGAATGTGCAGAAGCACAGAGCAAGGATGTCGGTGTCATTGCCACGGAAAAAGGCTGGAATCTATATGTATGCGGAAATGGCGGCATGAAACCGCGCCATGCTGAACTGCTCGCCTCGGATCTGGATACTCCCACACTCATCAAATATATCGACCGCTTCTTTATGTTCTATATCCAGACAGCAGACCGTCTGCAGCGCACCAGTGTGTGGCGTGACAATATGGAAGGTGGGCTGGACTATCTGAAAGATGTCATTGTGCATGATTCGCTCGGCATTGCCGCTGAACTGGAAAGCCGTATGCAGCATGTGATTGGCACTTATCAGGATGAATGGCGCACTGCGATTGAAGATCCTGAAGTGCGCAAACGCTTTAAGACTTTTATTAATGCCAAAGTAGCCGAGCAGAATGACCCGCATATTCAGTTTGCGCCTGTACGTGGCCAGATTCGTCCAAAGACAGAAGCTGAACGTGATTTAAACCGTATTCCAGTGGTTGAAGCCTAA
- a CDS encoding CmpA/NrtA family ABC transporter substrate-binding protein, which yields MSTLEKTELNIGYIPLLDCVAILWAEKQGYFAEQGLTINLIREASWSSLRDRLAYGFLDAAHCLSAMLPAAALGTDQLQVALQTPLVLSVNQAFISLRQDLCYELGIQPGDDEESTSKKLVQALQQNHPINLAYVYKYSIHHYCLKEWLALTDPQLAKNIQLMTSPPPSMVKGIAEQVFDGFCVGEPWNIQAKLEGYSFIVAASQNVIPKVADKVLAMTQEWAEQHPFTVEAVVKAVQKAQNDLKQRNDLSDVWNMLVDYQIIQFECSAQRHVYDFYKIKNIIRNFVGEIAQPKVDDFIWLLQQMQKWENLDLSVDDQLQIAQSCIYQQESSTV from the coding sequence ATGTCCACATTAGAAAAAACTGAACTCAATATTGGCTATATTCCTTTACTTGATTGTGTTGCCATTCTCTGGGCCGAAAAACAGGGTTATTTTGCCGAGCAAGGATTAACCATCAATTTAATCCGTGAAGCCTCCTGGTCAAGTCTGCGTGACCGTCTGGCCTATGGCTTTCTGGATGCTGCACATTGTCTGTCCGCCATGTTGCCCGCTGCTGCCTTGGGCACAGACCAGTTACAGGTGGCTTTGCAAACCCCTCTAGTACTGAGCGTGAATCAGGCTTTTATTAGCCTACGGCAAGATCTGTGTTATGAACTCGGCATCCAGCCAGGGGATGATGAAGAAAGTACCTCAAAAAAACTTGTACAGGCTTTACAACAGAATCATCCCATCAATCTGGCCTATGTGTATAAATATTCGATTCACCATTACTGTTTAAAAGAATGGCTGGCGCTGACTGATCCACAACTGGCCAAGAATATCCAGCTGATGACGTCTCCACCGCCTTCCATGGTAAAAGGAATCGCAGAACAGGTATTTGATGGTTTTTGCGTGGGAGAACCCTGGAATATTCAGGCCAAACTTGAAGGCTATAGCTTTATCGTCGCCGCCAGCCAGAATGTGATTCCAAAAGTTGCCGATAAAGTCTTGGCCATGACCCAGGAATGGGCAGAACAGCATCCATTTACCGTAGAGGCAGTGGTCAAGGCAGTACAAAAAGCGCAGAATGATTTAAAGCAGCGCAATGATTTATCAGACGTGTGGAACATGCTGGTGGATTATCAGATTATTCAGTTTGAATGTTCCGCCCAGCGGCATGTCTATGACTTTTACAAGATCAAGAATATTATCCGGAATTTTGTTGGGGAAATCGCCCAACCGAAAGTCGATGATTTTATCTGGCTCCTGCAGCAGATGCAGAAATGGGAAAATCTTGATCTGTCAGTGGATGATCAGCTACAGATTGCACAATCCTGTATTTATCAACAAGAATCTAGCACTGTTTAA
- a CDS encoding molybdenum cofactor guanylyltransferase produces the protein MKRRVMKTVSYPETDVVILAGGLARRMNGINKLLHKFDDEIQLIKIHQQLKSRASKVWVNSHRDHSIYKRMIPSIDFYQDDEPGFQGPLMGMKSAWSHVQSDYVLFVPCDVTYIPKKVISRLHQALQRHPLSEVAVVEINEKALFPFCLMKRSSLPTLIQHLENDQHSLKLCFADMHMQRASFKNRALFFHSINSFDELQQHQQLNFL, from the coding sequence ATGAAAAGAAGAGTGATGAAGACGGTGTCTTATCCGGAAACTGATGTGGTGATCCTGGCCGGAGGTTTAGCGCGGCGCATGAATGGCATCAATAAATTGCTGCACAAATTTGATGATGAAATCCAGCTCATTAAAATCCATCAGCAGTTGAAGTCCCGGGCAAGCAAAGTTTGGGTCAATAGTCATCGGGATCACTCCATTTATAAACGGATGATTCCTTCGATCGACTTTTATCAGGACGATGAACCCGGTTTTCAGGGACCATTGATGGGCATGAAGAGTGCTTGGTCACATGTACAATCTGATTATGTGCTGTTCGTACCCTGTGATGTGACCTATATTCCCAAAAAAGTCATTTCACGTTTACATCAGGCCCTGCAACGACATCCTTTATCTGAAGTGGCGGTAGTTGAAATCAATGAAAAGGCATTGTTTCCATTCTGTCTGATGAAACGCAGCAGCTTACCCACTCTTATACAACATCTTGAAAATGATCAGCACAGTTTAAAACTCTGTTTTGCTGACATGCACATGCAGCGGGCAAGCTTTAAAAATCGTGCCCTGTTTTTTCACAGTATTAATTCATTTGACGAGCTACAGCAGCATCAACAGCTTAACTTTCTCTAG
- the nirD gene encoding nitrite reductase small subunit NirD has product MTILKDMNELNWYEVCNLDEITPNTGVAALIEDQQIAIFRVGQEQRVYALSNQDPFSLANVMARGILGDLQGERVVASPIYKQHFSLVTGRCLEEQEQKLLVFPTRIENGKVLVSPTPQKTYISSNGQNTERLKLVLIGNGLAGMRCLEDLLDMAPDRYDITVIGEEPWGNYNRIMLSPVLSGEKSFAEIMLHSADWYAEKGIRFIAGDAAIAIDRSRKQVHTQKGEVVAYDRLILATGSKPFMPPIPGAELEGVISFRDIQDVNRMLDYCKTRQNAVVIGGGLLGLEAAYGLKQQGMNVTVLHLMDRIMDRQLDMKASQMLKKSIEDKGIRIITEANTEELLGMDGHVTQLRLKDGTMLDADLVVFAVGIRPNKTLAEQAGLRCNRGVLVNDTMQTYDPSIYAVGECIEHRGQTFGLVEPLWGQAFICATHLAEHGRLTFKAPTVPTQLKVSGCDVFSAGNFEPQDDFEDIVLNDEKRQIYKRIIIQQDKVIGAVLFGDTEDGAWYAELIADQTPISNIRSKLLFGRDFALKKAG; this is encoded by the coding sequence ATGACAATTTTAAAAGACATGAACGAACTGAACTGGTACGAAGTCTGCAATCTGGATGAGATCACTCCGAATACCGGTGTGGCAGCCCTGATTGAAGATCAGCAGATTGCAATTTTTCGCGTGGGTCAGGAACAGCGGGTTTATGCACTCAGCAATCAGGATCCGTTTAGTCTGGCCAATGTCATGGCACGTGGCATTCTGGGTGATCTGCAAGGTGAGCGTGTAGTCGCATCCCCAATTTACAAGCAGCATTTCAGTCTGGTGACCGGTCGTTGTCTGGAAGAACAAGAGCAGAAATTACTGGTATTTCCAACCCGAATTGAAAATGGCAAAGTTCTGGTGAGTCCGACTCCACAAAAAACTTATATTTCCAGTAATGGTCAAAACACAGAGCGCTTAAAACTGGTACTGATCGGGAATGGACTGGCGGGTATGCGTTGTCTGGAAGACTTGCTGGATATGGCGCCAGATCGTTATGACATTACCGTGATTGGGGAAGAGCCATGGGGCAATTACAACCGGATCATGTTGTCACCGGTATTGTCTGGTGAGAAAAGCTTTGCCGAAATTATGCTGCATTCAGCCGACTGGTATGCTGAAAAAGGCATTCGATTCATTGCTGGGGATGCAGCCATCGCTATCGACCGTTCGCGTAAACAGGTCCACACCCAAAAAGGCGAAGTCGTTGCTTATGATCGTCTGATTCTCGCCACTGGTTCCAAACCCTTCATGCCACCTATTCCGGGTGCTGAACTTGAAGGCGTGATTAGCTTCCGGGATATTCAGGATGTTAACCGCATGCTGGATTACTGCAAAACCAGGCAAAACGCCGTCGTGATTGGAGGTGGGTTGCTGGGTCTAGAAGCAGCTTATGGACTGAAGCAGCAGGGGATGAATGTGACTGTGCTGCACCTGATGGATCGTATTATGGATCGTCAGCTGGATATGAAAGCCAGTCAAATGCTGAAAAAATCAATTGAAGATAAAGGTATCCGGATCATCACCGAAGCCAACACCGAAGAGCTGCTCGGTATGGATGGTCACGTGACTCAACTGCGGCTAAAAGACGGGACAATGCTGGATGCCGATTTGGTGGTCTTTGCTGTCGGGATTCGACCCAATAAAACCCTGGCTGAACAGGCTGGCTTACGCTGCAATCGCGGAGTACTGGTGAATGACACTATGCAGACCTATGACCCGAGTATTTATGCGGTAGGTGAATGTATTGAGCATCGTGGCCAAACCTTTGGACTGGTTGAGCCATTATGGGGACAGGCCTTTATCTGTGCGACGCATCTGGCTGAACATGGCCGACTGACCTTTAAGGCACCGACTGTTCCGACCCAACTCAAGGTTAGCGGATGTGATGTCTTTTCGGCCGGAAATTTTGAACCTCAGGATGATTTTGAAGATATCGTGCTGAATGATGAGAAGCGTCAGATTTATAAACGGATCATCATTCAACAGGACAAGGTCATTGGTGCTGTGCTATTTGGCGATACCGAAGATGGGGCTTGGTATGCAGAACTGATTGCAGACCAGACACCAATTAGTAATATCCGCAGCAAACTGCTTTTTGGTCGGGATTTTGCATTAAAAAAGGCAGGGTAA
- a CDS encoding ANTAR domain-containing response regulator — translation MSKLRIALIDDDLERAQFIQESLLSHDFQVVACLILNDLNMVHVKGIHADVILLNMDHPHRDIIESCVSQYELPTVLFTQNSNKDTIKSAIDAGITAYIVDGIDPTKLESILEISIEQFRKHKKLLNDLKETQDKLIDRKDIDKAKALLIQLHALTEEQAFALLRKNAMSHRITIGEMARRLLDAQKLLLGQ, via the coding sequence ATGTCCAAATTACGAATTGCTCTTATTGATGATGATCTGGAGCGCGCCCAATTCATCCAAGAATCCTTACTTTCACATGATTTTCAGGTGGTGGCCTGTTTAATCCTGAATGACCTGAATATGGTACATGTTAAGGGTATTCATGCAGATGTGATCCTGCTGAATATGGATCATCCGCATCGGGATATTATTGAAAGCTGTGTCAGCCAATATGAACTTCCGACCGTGCTGTTTACCCAGAACTCCAACAAAGACACCATCAAAAGTGCGATTGATGCCGGAATCACGGCCTATATTGTCGATGGTATTGATCCCACCAAATTAGAAAGCATTCTGGAAATTTCAATTGAACAGTTTCGCAAGCATAAAAAGCTGCTGAATGATTTAAAAGAAACCCAGGACAAGCTGATTGACCGTAAAGATATCGATAAAGCCAAAGCCCTGCTCATCCAGCTACATGCCTTAACGGAAGAACAAGCTTTTGCTTTATTGCGTAAAAATGCCATGAGTCACCGGATTACCATTGGTGAAATGGCCAGACGCTTACTGGATGCACAGAAGCTGTTACTGGGCCAATAA
- a CDS encoding nitrate reductase has translation MNSIPVMELHSSTESQIKTTQTTCPYCGVGCGVIAHVSQTPMGEKVQVEGDVQHPANLGKLCIKGSHLADTLGLKTRLLHPMTGRKEQRQISTWDHAISSIANKFQQYIDQYGRDSIAFYVSGQLLTEDYYVVNKFVKGYLGTANIDTNSRLCMSSAVAAHKRAFGEDLVPASYTDFEQTEMVVLVGSNTAWCHPVLYQRIMKAKEERDLFVVVIDPRFTATCEAADLHLPILPGQDVALFNGLLQYLQQNGHADLDFVTHHTQGLEQALASSSTESSLESVAKRTGIAIEKLTLFFQKFAQNEKIMSLFSMGVNQSSQGVDKANSIINCHLLTGKIGKPGSAPFSMTGQPNAMGGREVGGLANMLASHLDLDNPQHQQLVQDFWQSPVIARQPGLKAVDLFQAVESGKIKAIWIMATNPIVSLPDADQVKRALEKCEFVVVSDICLNTDTTQYADVLLPALGWGEKDGTVTNSERCISRQKAFLPAPGEAKADWWAISRVAQVLGFRGFDFNNSHDIFLEHARLSAYQNSSLSQREDTPNFRYFNLQGLTHLGFAEYQNLTPIRWPVWDKQEVYQVDQLFSQGQFSHADGKARLVPTVAADPVHAISAEYPLILNTGRIRDQWHTMSRTGLSASLSQHRAEPYCELHPQDALKYGLKDAELVEVKSAWGSCVLRVQFSQNIRRGQIFAPIHWNDQFASDARIGKVVNPVVDPISGEPEFKHTPVMIQPFYTQWQGVLYVREGFEQKIQTMIKNTVWWSKTQTTQAIRYELADRRRFSDITGQIKSLLAFDDESFEWLNLEDQTAHISHSVVLQDGQLIASFYIAPAALLPDRDWVAGLFRRERLSALHRKALLAGQAMSMGNSEGPLVCSCFKVGKNRIIQTIKDKNITHEKQVTACLKAGGNCGSCLPEIRGLIKACQTEYIE, from the coding sequence ATGAATAGTATTCCGGTTATGGAACTACATAGCTCTACTGAATCCCAAATAAAAACCACTCAGACGACCTGTCCTTATTGTGGAGTAGGCTGTGGTGTCATCGCGCATGTAAGCCAAACCCCTATGGGTGAAAAGGTTCAGGTTGAAGGCGATGTTCAGCATCCTGCGAACTTGGGCAAGTTGTGTATTAAAGGCAGTCATCTTGCCGATACACTTGGCTTAAAAACCCGGCTTCTGCATCCGATGACAGGGCGAAAAGAGCAGCGGCAAATAAGCACTTGGGATCATGCTATTTCAAGTATTGCCAATAAATTTCAGCAATATATTGATCAGTATGGACGTGACAGCATCGCCTTTTACGTCTCCGGCCAGCTTTTGACTGAAGACTATTATGTGGTGAACAAGTTTGTAAAGGGCTATCTCGGTACTGCCAATATTGATACCAATTCAAGACTGTGCATGTCATCTGCTGTGGCAGCGCATAAACGGGCTTTTGGCGAAGATCTGGTACCGGCCAGCTATACAGATTTTGAGCAGACAGAAATGGTGGTTCTGGTCGGATCCAATACCGCCTGGTGCCATCCGGTGCTTTATCAGCGCATTATGAAAGCCAAAGAAGAGCGGGATTTATTCGTGGTAGTGATTGATCCACGCTTTACCGCAACCTGTGAAGCGGCAGACTTACACTTGCCGATTTTACCAGGTCAGGATGTCGCGCTGTTTAATGGCTTGTTGCAATATCTTCAGCAAAATGGTCATGCCGATCTGGATTTTGTTACACACCATACTCAAGGTCTGGAGCAGGCGCTTGCCAGTAGCTCGACAGAGTCATCACTTGAAAGCGTGGCAAAACGTACCGGTATTGCTATTGAAAAATTAACCTTATTTTTTCAGAAATTTGCCCAGAACGAAAAAATCATGAGCCTGTTTTCCATGGGCGTAAACCAATCCTCTCAAGGAGTAGACAAAGCCAATAGCATTATCAACTGTCATTTATTGACAGGAAAAATAGGCAAACCCGGTTCGGCACCTTTTTCCATGACCGGACAGCCGAATGCGATGGGCGGACGGGAGGTCGGTGGGCTGGCCAATATGCTGGCCAGTCATCTGGATTTGGATAATCCGCAACATCAGCAACTGGTGCAGGATTTCTGGCAAAGCCCGGTCATCGCGCGGCAGCCCGGATTAAAAGCAGTCGATTTATTTCAAGCGGTGGAAAGCGGGAAAATCAAAGCCATCTGGATTATGGCCACCAATCCGATCGTGAGTTTGCCCGATGCAGATCAGGTTAAACGCGCTCTGGAGAAGTGTGAATTTGTGGTGGTCTCCGATATTTGTCTCAACACCGATACCACGCAATATGCCGATGTACTGTTACCGGCACTGGGTTGGGGCGAAAAAGATGGCACAGTCACCAATTCGGAGCGCTGTATTTCCCGGCAAAAGGCTTTTTTGCCGGCTCCGGGTGAAGCTAAAGCAGACTGGTGGGCCATTTCCCGGGTGGCTCAGGTCTTAGGTTTTCGCGGTTTTGACTTTAACAACAGTCATGACATTTTTCTGGAACATGCCCGTTTATCTGCCTATCAGAATAGTTCGCTTTCGCAACGTGAAGATACACCGAATTTTCGCTATTTCAACCTGCAAGGTTTAACTCATCTCGGTTTTGCGGAATATCAGAATCTAACACCGATTCGGTGGCCAGTCTGGGATAAGCAAGAAGTTTATCAGGTTGATCAACTATTTAGTCAAGGCCAGTTTAGCCATGCAGATGGCAAAGCCAGATTGGTGCCAACAGTTGCAGCCGATCCGGTACATGCTATTTCTGCTGAATATCCTCTGATCCTGAATACTGGACGCATTCGCGATCAATGGCACACCATGAGCCGTACCGGATTATCTGCCAGTTTGTCCCAGCATCGTGCCGAGCCTTATTGCGAGCTGCATCCGCAAGATGCACTGAAGTATGGCCTGAAAGATGCCGAGCTGGTCGAGGTGAAATCCGCTTGGGGAAGTTGTGTACTCCGTGTGCAATTTTCACAAAATATACGACGTGGCCAGATTTTTGCACCGATTCACTGGAACGACCAGTTTGCATCCGATGCGCGGATTGGCAAAGTGGTGAATCCGGTGGTTGACCCGATTTCCGGCGAGCCAGAATTTAAGCATACTCCGGTGATGATCCAGCCATTTTATACCCAGTGGCAGGGCGTGCTGTATGTACGGGAAGGCTTTGAGCAGAAAATCCAGACCATGATTAAAAATACGGTGTGGTGGAGCAAAACTCAAACCACTCAGGCCATCCGGTATGAACTGGCAGACCGGCGCCGTTTTTCTGATATCACCGGGCAGATCAAGAGCCTGTTAGCCTTTGATGATGAAAGCTTTGAATGGCTGAATCTCGAAGATCAAACGGCGCATATCAGTCATAGTGTGGTGCTTCAGGATGGCCAGTTAATTGCCAGTTTTTATATCGCACCGGCGGCACTATTGCCAGATCGTGACTGGGTGGCAGGCCTGTTTAGACGTGAACGTCTGAGTGCATTACATCGTAAAGCATTGCTGGCAGGTCAGGCCATGTCGATGGGAAATAGTGAAGGGCCATTAGTCTGTAGCTGTTTTAAGGTCGGTAAGAACCGAATTATTCAAACCATTAAAGATAAAAATATCACGCATGAAAAACAGGTAACTGCATGTCTAAAAGCCGGAGGAAATTGTGGTTCATGTTTGCCAGAAATTAGAGGCCTGATTAAAGCCTGCCAGACGGAGTACATAGAATGA